The stretch of DNA GGTCATGGTGATTTCCGAGACCGAAGTGACTCAGGTTTTTCTCCAAATTCTGTGGGTGACATTTCTAACTTTGAACGTATGGGGATTGGTGCAGTTGCCGATGGCGTTCCTGAAGTATTGAAAGCAACACGATTGAACCTACGAAATGGCGCGACTCAAATCAAGATCATGGCTGGTGGCGGTGGTTCATCTCGATTTGACCCAATAGATACGACTCAATACTCGGTTGATGAGACGTGTGCGATTGTTGAAGCCGCTAAAGATTGGAATACCTATGTCGCGGCACACACTTTTAACGATCGATCGGTAAATCGATTATTGGATTGTGGCGTTAAAAGCTTTGAACATGGGTTCTTTATTAATGATGAAACGATGAAGAGAATTGCCAAAGAAGGCGGATATGTTGTTCCTCAAATGTGGGGATTATCGCCAGATTTAGCGAAAAACCCCTTAATGCCAGCTGAGAAATTGCCAATGGTCGCCCAACTTCAAGAAGAATACGGTGATTACGGTAAACGATTGTTAGAAAACAATGTGAAGGTCGTTTTTGCCTCTGACTATGTCGGAGCAGATTCCGATGCAGAGAGAGCTCGTCGTTACGAAATTTACTGGCGAACACAAGCTTTCGGCAGCAACTTTGAAGTATTGAAACAAATGACTTCAACGGCCGGTGAGATGTTGGCGATGTCAGGCCCTAGAGGCACCACACAAGGGAAATTAGGCGTTATTGAAAATGGAGCGGTTGCAGACATCTTATTGATTGAGGGTAACCCATTGGAAGATATGGCAGTGATAGGCGCGACTCCGGAATGGTTCGACGCTGATCCTGAATACAAGACTATCGATACTATTAAATTGGTAATGAAAGATGGTGTTGTATACCGCAACGAAATGTAATTTACGATTCGATTTTTAATCATTTGGTAGAGGAGCTTTTCCTCTACCTACTTCCTTTTTGTTGTGTTTGGTTGGAGTAGATTTTGATGGTTGATTTAAAATCAATAGGCTCATTTTTTATGTTCTGTTGTTTGTCATTTTCATCATTGGCTAGTGAAATAAAAGTGACGTACTGGGATGAGTTAGTTCCGAATATGGAGTTAATGGAGGATCCATTTCAAAAGTTAGATAGAAATCAGATGTTTGACATGGCGACTATTGCTCGCTTTAAAGAGGCTCAGGCTGAAGACGGTTTTGTGGCAAGTGATAAAGCGAGACAAGAAATCGTCGAAGTTACTGAAAGATTAAAAAAGCAAGATATAGATGTAGAAGCATTGTTCGTTGCTCGTGCTCAGATCATGAAGCAACGCGAAGCGTTAGGTTCAAAACCCAATACAGAGGTAGTAGGTAGTAAACATCGTATCCCTGGTTACATCACGCCGATTGAAATGGATGGAACTAAGGTGACTAAGTTCTTTTTAGTGCCTTCTGCTGGAGCGTGTATTCATACACCACCGCCTCCAGCGAACCAGCTTGTATTGATTGATTTTCCTGAGGGCATTGAATTGGTCAGCTTAATGACACCAGTTTGGGTTGAAGGGCAGTTAACGGGTCATCAATCGAAAGAAAATGTGAATTACTCTGACGGCGCAGCCAATGTGCAGTCGGTGTATGCGATGAAAGCGGAAGGTATAGAACAGTATCAACCTTAGCTAGCGCATTTAGTTGAATCCAATCTCTTGTTGGAAGTATCTAAATCACTCAGTGTCATCAAATGACAATTTTCAATGTGAGTAATGAATAAAATAAAACTAACTTAAAAAGCACTGGTGACATGATGAACTCAAGATTCTCTAAAGTAAGTATGGCTATTGTTATGGCGGCTAGCCCAATGAGCGGCGTTGTTTACGGCGCTAACTTTGAAGGCCCAGATTCTGTTGAAAATACAATTGCAGAGCAGAAAGCACAAAAGAAATCTTGGAGGGAGTCATTAGCTGAAGATGGATTTACATTTGGTGCAGATTACTTTGCTTTGGGGCTGACCTCTGGGGATGGGGTTGGCGGCGATAGCGTTGATGCATCGTCGGGTGTGGCACGATTATACGGTTCATGGCATCTATTAGGAAACGGCACACAGAACTCAGGTAGCTTAGTTTGGAAGGTGGAACATAGGCATGCCTATGGTGATACTCCGCCAAAAGACTATTCATTCGGCCCGCTTGGCTATGTCGGTGCAATTGGTCCGGCATACAGCGACCAAGG from Vibrio splendidus encodes:
- a CDS encoding metal-dependent hydrolase family protein, coding for MKNTGLKLSVVALSCAFALSANAASTLFTNVDIFNGTEDKLYEDHHVLVEDNLIKQISATPIEAGEADVIDGQGKTLMPGLIDGHAHIMINYNFGDIESNKDLTDISIHATQVAKRFLDDGFTTVRDMGGPAFGLTREIEAGNVVGPRIYPSGTFISQTSGHGDFRDRSDSGFSPNSVGDISNFERMGIGAVADGVPEVLKATRLNLRNGATQIKIMAGGGGSSRFDPIDTTQYSVDETCAIVEAAKDWNTYVAAHTFNDRSVNRLLDCGVKSFEHGFFINDETMKRIAKEGGYVVPQMWGLSPDLAKNPLMPAEKLPMVAQLQEEYGDYGKRLLENNVKVVFASDYVGADSDAERARRYEIYWRTQAFGSNFEVLKQMTSTAGEMLAMSGPRGTTQGKLGVIENGAVADILLIEGNPLEDMAVIGATPEWFDADPEYKTIDTIKLVMKDGVVYRNEM
- a CDS encoding DUF3299 domain-containing protein, translated to MEDPFQKLDRNQMFDMATIARFKEAQAEDGFVASDKARQEIVEVTERLKKQDIDVEALFVARAQIMKQREALGSKPNTEVVGSKHRIPGYITPIEMDGTKVTKFFLVPSAGACIHTPPPPANQLVLIDFPEGIELVSLMTPVWVEGQLTGHQSKENVNYSDGAANVQSVYAMKAEGIEQYQP